Proteins from a genomic interval of Beijerinckia indica subsp. indica ATCC 9039:
- a CDS encoding ribonuclease T2 family protein, producing MKKILIGALLLATPLCIRQAMADVPLSGYFIAGQACPALQSIKKDTNPGSITTKEHYAYPLTAKNKPAASHYLIEVEGADPLRRWVAVTCGEYVIPVDGSVSPGPVVFQPDTGGGRPTQKAEYVLAISWQPAFCEGKPDKPECKTQTANRFDTDHFTLHGLWPQPLTNIFCHVSPELVSADKNGDWDKLPEPNLDETTRKSLEEVMPGMMSHLERHEWIKHGTCFNGETADTYFSRALTLANQLNTSKVRGLFASHIGSEITIQQIKDAFDDSFGDGAGDRVRVACKRDGTRNLIGELTIGLVGEIDENASLANLIAASSPTDPGCPRGIVDPVGFQ from the coding sequence ATGAAAAAGATCTTGATCGGCGCTTTGTTGCTCGCCACACCGCTTTGTATCCGTCAAGCCATGGCGGATGTTCCCCTGTCCGGTTATTTCATCGCGGGGCAGGCCTGTCCGGCTTTGCAATCGATCAAGAAAGACACAAATCCCGGTTCGATCACGACGAAAGAGCATTATGCCTATCCCCTCACGGCAAAGAATAAACCAGCGGCGTCGCATTATTTGATCGAAGTCGAGGGCGCGGACCCTCTGCGGCGCTGGGTCGCCGTGACCTGTGGGGAATATGTCATTCCGGTTGATGGCTCGGTTTCCCCTGGCCCCGTGGTTTTTCAACCAGACACCGGAGGCGGGCGTCCGACGCAAAAGGCGGAATATGTTCTCGCCATAAGCTGGCAGCCGGCTTTCTGCGAAGGCAAGCCTGACAAACCTGAGTGCAAGACGCAGACAGCCAATCGTTTCGATACCGATCATTTCACTTTGCATGGCCTTTGGCCGCAGCCCCTGACGAATATATTCTGTCACGTCTCGCCGGAACTCGTCAGTGCGGATAAAAATGGTGATTGGGACAAACTTCCCGAGCCGAATCTCGATGAGACGACACGCAAGAGCCTGGAAGAAGTCATGCCGGGCATGATGTCTCATCTGGAACGCCATGAATGGATCAAACACGGCACCTGCTTCAACGGGGAGACCGCCGACACATATTTTTCACGCGCTCTCACGCTCGCGAACCAACTCAATACATCCAAGGTGCGCGGGCTGTTTGCCAGTCACATCGGGTCCGAAATTACGATTCAGCAGATCAAGGACGCTTTCGACGATAGTTTTGGCGATGGCGCGGGGGATCGCGTGCGTGTTGCCTGTAAGCGAGACGGGACGCGAAACCTGATCGGCGAGCTCACGATCGGCCTCGTCGGCGAAATCGACGAAAATGCCTCGCTCGCCAATTTGATCGCTGCCTCGTCACCAACCGATCCCGGTTGCCCTCGTGGCATTGTCGATCCTGTCGGTTTTCAATGA
- a CDS encoding HdeA/HdeB family chaperone, with translation MKKSAIGFVLACLLVPASVQAQILVDTTRITCDDYLAMSADDSKIFSAWLSGWFNQKAGYTTVDFDAYARNVANVKQWCASNPKESVMAGLTRAVDKAAK, from the coding sequence ATGAAAAAGTCGGCAATCGGTTTCGTTCTGGCGTGCCTGCTGGTGCCAGCCTCGGTTCAGGCGCAGATCCTCGTCGACACCACTCGTATCACCTGCGACGACTATCTGGCTATGTCAGCGGATGATTCCAAAATCTTTTCAGCCTGGTTGAGCGGCTGGTTCAATCAGAAGGCGGGTTACACAACGGTCGATTTTGATGCCTATGCACGCAACGTGGCGAATGTGAAGCAATGGTGCGCTTCCAATCCGAAAGAATCTGTGATGGCCGGACTTACACGGGCCGTCGACAAAGCAGCGAAGTGA
- a CDS encoding HdeA family protein: MRKLALFAAAMMTISAIPAKAQVMIDMSLVTCKQFLDSDAERAAILASWMGGYFSASKNLSTVDLRYVERNTKKVINYCEANKSKTLMSAVEKNYR, from the coding sequence ATGCGTAAACTTGCTCTATTTGCTGCAGCGATGATGACCATTTCCGCCATTCCAGCCAAAGCACAAGTCATGATCGATATGTCGCTCGTGACATGCAAGCAATTTCTCGATTCCGACGCCGAAAGAGCCGCCATTCTCGCTTCATGGATGGGCGGTTATTTCAGCGCCAGCAAGAATCTCTCGACGGTGGATTTACGTTACGTCGAGCGAAACACGAAAAAGGTCATCAATTATTGCGAGGCCAATAAATCAAAAACGCTCATGAGCGCGGTGGAAAAAAATTACCGTTGA
- the minE gene encoding cell division topological specificity factor MinE, translating to MSLFDFFRRPTSAPVARERLQILLAHERAVIGRSDLIAILREEILAVIAKHVTMEPEKVNVKMERGDTVSTLEVEVEVPTSATARAGKKVVEAA from the coding sequence ATGAGTCTGTTCGATTTCTTCAGGCGCCCAACGTCGGCGCCCGTCGCCCGTGAGCGGCTGCAAATCCTGCTCGCCCATGAGCGCGCGGTCATTGGCCGTTCCGATCTGATCGCGATCCTGCGGGAGGAAATCCTCGCAGTCATCGCGAAACATGTCACGATGGAACCGGAAAAGGTTAATGTGAAAATGGAGCGAGGCGACACCGTTTCGACGCTGGAAGTCGAGGTCGAGGTGCCGACTTCCGCCACCGCTCGTGCCGGCAAAAAGGTGGTCGAAGCGGCTTGA
- the minD gene encoding septum site-determining protein MinD — translation MAKVLVVTSGKGGVGKTTSSAALGTALAQMGQRVVVVDFDVGLRNLDLVMGAERRVVFDLINVVQGEAKLAQALIRDKRLDNLSLLPASQTRDKEALTEEGVGRVIAELKEKFDWVVCDSPAGIERGATLAMRYADLAVVVANPEVSSVRDSDRIIGLLDSKTLKAEKGEPLEKHLLLTRYDAMRAERREMLAVEDVLEILSIPLLGIIPESEEVLRASNVGAPVTLNNPGCAPSRAYQDAARRLTGEMVTMSVPRDKKGSLLGKLFGRRAA, via the coding sequence ATGGCCAAGGTTTTGGTCGTGACGTCCGGCAAGGGCGGAGTAGGCAAAACGACGTCGAGCGCGGCCCTGGGCACAGCGCTCGCGCAAATGGGTCAAAGGGTGGTCGTCGTCGATTTCGACGTCGGATTGCGTAATCTTGATCTGGTGATGGGCGCTGAGCGCCGCGTGGTCTTCGATCTCATCAATGTCGTGCAGGGCGAGGCCAAGCTCGCTCAAGCCCTGATCCGCGACAAGAGGTTGGATAATCTTTCGTTGCTTCCGGCTTCGCAGACACGCGACAAGGAAGCCTTGACGGAAGAGGGGGTTGGCCGGGTCATCGCCGAGTTGAAGGAAAAGTTCGACTGGGTGGTCTGCGATAGCCCCGCCGGGATCGAACGCGGGGCGACCCTCGCCATGCGTTACGCCGATCTCGCCGTGGTCGTCGCCAATCCCGAAGTCTCTTCCGTTCGCGATTCCGACCGGATCATCGGATTGCTCGATTCAAAAACGCTCAAGGCCGAAAAGGGCGAGCCGCTTGAAAAGCATCTCCTCTTGACCCGTTATGACGCCATGCGGGCAGAGCGTCGCGAAATGCTGGCTGTCGAGGATGTTCTCGAAATCCTTTCCATCCCGCTGCTCGGCATTATTCCCGAAAGCGAGGAGGTTCTGCGGGCGTCCAATGTTGGCGCGCCGGTCACGCTCAACAATCCCGGTTGCGCCCCCTCGCGGGCCTATCAGGACGCGGCGCGGCGCTTGACCGGAGAGATGGTCACCATGTCGGTGCCCCGTGATAAAAAGGGCAGCCTCCTCGGCAAGCTGTTCGGACGGAGGGCCGCATGA
- the minC gene encoding septum site-determining protein MinC, whose translation MTAAVRSRPSLRFRGRSFHAMVLAPEVPVAAWFTDLDEWIQRSPGFFQGRPVVLDVSNLSLSRSALADLLQEFSARGIRIMGLEGADLSGHDLQMPPVLRGGRRENVIDLFAGEEAQASGKINSQIQEGDAHDVESAGALLIETPVRSGQSIMHLEGDVIVVGSVASGAEIIAGGSIHIYGALRGRAIAGAQGRKARIFCRKFEAELLSIDGYYMTADTVEPHLLGRPVQVWLEGDRLMVSIQD comes from the coding sequence GTGACAGCTGCGGTTCGCTCCCGTCCTTCCCTTCGTTTTCGTGGCCGTTCCTTCCACGCCATGGTGTTGGCGCCGGAGGTCCCGGTCGCGGCTTGGTTCACCGATCTTGATGAATGGATTCAGCGTTCGCCTGGTTTCTTTCAGGGCCGGCCGGTGGTTCTCGATGTCTCGAATTTGAGCCTGAGCCGATCCGCCCTTGCTGATCTTTTGCAGGAATTCAGTGCCCGGGGCATTCGCATCATGGGCCTCGAAGGGGCCGATCTTTCGGGCCATGACCTGCAAATGCCGCCGGTTCTGCGCGGCGGCCGGCGCGAGAATGTCATCGATCTCTTCGCCGGCGAGGAAGCGCAGGCTTCCGGCAAAATCAATAGCCAGATCCAAGAAGGCGACGCGCATGATGTCGAATCTGCGGGTGCTTTGCTGATCGAGACACCGGTACGCTCCGGTCAAAGCATCATGCATCTTGAGGGCGATGTGATCGTCGTCGGCTCGGTTGCCTCGGGTGCGGAAATCATCGCCGGCGGTTCGATCCATATTTACGGCGCCTTGCGGGGGCGCGCGATAGCGGGCGCGCAAGGGCGCAAGGCCAGAATCTTTTGCCGGAAATTCGAGGCGGAGCTGTTGTCGATCGACGGCTATTACATGACCGCTGACACCGTCGAGCCGCATTTGCTGGGGCGTCCTGTCCAGGTTTGGCTCGAAGGGGATCGATTGATGGTGTCCATCCAGGATTGA